In a genomic window of Nocardiopsis mwathae:
- a CDS encoding LuxR C-terminal-related transcriptional regulator: MSDPRHNLPLSADDFIGRERDISDLCRLLGNSRLVSLTGTGGIGKTRLAVHVADRLVSTFPDGAWFVDLSESTTAEQVVRSVARVLRVREGHGEETAEAVVTSLRPRRVLLLLDTCELATAAIGDLCRRFLESCPGVRILATSRQPLRVTGENIWRVPPLSLPARPAPVAVSGSALVRLPHREALRYEAVQLFVNRAHTVRPGFAMTRENSEQIIDVCRMLDGVPLAIELAAARIRILSVQQILHRLDDRFRLLATDGHDLPARQRSMRGALEWSHDLLTEAEQVLLRRLAVFCTWSLEMAEEVCSHDGIDREDVLDLHCSLVDKSLIVVDNEVDGTVNYRLPDTVRAYAAERLAEAGEEDELWERCLRESVCWAENMAAAVGGPLPWPDRLRYLRRLDHDRENATRLLDWVKRKGRAEEGIRLCLALRTYWFVRELFTDGSAHLRELLDTDPERQTRPVRARGLALYAELCLDVDGAQASDASAQEALVLARACGDPHATAVALSALCTMAVRTGENAKAYDYGHRALRAAKEVDDHFTEVTALDVLARVAKRRGENEAAEQLLNASIGIGESIGDQWSVARCLNRLGILSTERGDLDDATRRLDKALRLFAELGVAPETARCTAAVGYLELARRDIPGARRHFSSCLRISVASGRRGGIARALEALAALAVAEEQADRAASLAGVASYLRDRLDQPSDHAKRLLAEVKEMLPPEAADKAWEAWRNLPIEQVVERALAFPTGAATRWETPPSAPPPPIDAPPTPDTPQGAPELPSSLLSAAPSVLTPREREIAALVGGGLTNRQIAERLIISQATVARHIANIFRKLLFTSRTQLAEWARRHGLGS, encoded by the coding sequence ATGTCAGACCCTCGCCATAATCTGCCCCTGTCCGCCGACGACTTCATCGGACGCGAACGCGACATCAGCGATCTGTGCCGCCTTCTGGGCAACTCGCGGCTGGTGTCGCTGACCGGAACCGGCGGCATCGGCAAGACCCGGCTGGCCGTCCACGTGGCCGACCGGCTGGTGTCCACGTTCCCCGACGGCGCCTGGTTCGTCGACCTCAGCGAGAGCACCACGGCCGAGCAGGTGGTCCGCTCGGTGGCGCGGGTGCTGCGGGTGCGCGAGGGCCACGGGGAGGAGACGGCCGAAGCCGTCGTCACGTCGCTGCGCCCGCGGCGCGTGCTGCTCCTGCTCGACACCTGCGAGCTCGCCACGGCCGCCATCGGCGATCTGTGCAGGCGGTTCCTGGAGAGCTGCCCGGGCGTGCGCATCCTGGCCACCAGCCGCCAGCCGCTGCGCGTGACGGGCGAGAACATCTGGCGGGTCCCTCCTCTGTCCCTGCCCGCCCGGCCGGCGCCGGTGGCGGTGTCCGGCAGCGCCCTGGTCCGGCTCCCGCACCGCGAGGCACTGCGCTACGAGGCGGTGCAGCTGTTCGTCAACCGGGCCCACACGGTGCGCCCCGGCTTCGCGATGACCCGGGAGAACTCCGAGCAGATCATCGACGTCTGCCGGATGCTCGACGGGGTCCCCCTCGCCATCGAGTTGGCCGCCGCCCGGATCCGGATCCTGTCCGTCCAGCAGATCCTGCACCGCCTCGACGACCGGTTCCGGCTGCTCGCCACCGACGGCCACGACCTGCCGGCCCGACAGCGCAGCATGCGCGGGGCCCTGGAGTGGAGCCACGACCTGCTGACCGAGGCCGAGCAGGTGCTGCTGCGCCGGCTGGCCGTGTTCTGCACCTGGAGCCTGGAGATGGCCGAGGAGGTCTGCTCGCACGACGGCATCGACCGCGAGGACGTCCTCGACCTGCACTGCTCCCTGGTCGACAAGTCGCTGATCGTCGTCGACAACGAGGTCGACGGGACCGTGAACTACCGCCTCCCCGACACCGTCCGGGCCTACGCCGCCGAACGGCTGGCCGAGGCCGGGGAGGAGGACGAGCTGTGGGAGCGCTGCCTGCGCGAGTCGGTGTGCTGGGCGGAGAACATGGCCGCCGCCGTCGGCGGCCCACTGCCCTGGCCCGACCGGCTCCGCTACCTGCGGCGGCTGGACCACGACAGGGAGAACGCCACGCGCCTGCTCGACTGGGTGAAGCGGAAGGGCCGCGCCGAGGAGGGCATCCGGTTGTGCCTGGCGCTCCGCACCTACTGGTTCGTCCGCGAGCTGTTCACCGACGGCAGCGCGCACCTCAGGGAGCTGCTCGACACCGACCCCGAGCGGCAGACGCGGCCGGTGCGCGCCCGGGGGCTGGCCCTGTACGCCGAACTGTGCCTGGACGTCGACGGTGCCCAGGCGTCCGACGCCTCGGCCCAGGAGGCGCTGGTGCTGGCCCGCGCGTGCGGCGACCCGCACGCCACCGCCGTCGCGCTGTCCGCCCTGTGCACCATGGCGGTGCGCACCGGGGAGAACGCCAAGGCCTACGACTACGGCCACCGGGCGCTCCGCGCCGCCAAGGAGGTCGACGACCACTTCACCGAGGTCACGGCGCTGGACGTGCTCGCCCGCGTCGCCAAGCGTCGCGGCGAGAACGAGGCCGCCGAGCAGCTGCTCAACGCCAGCATCGGCATCGGCGAATCCATCGGCGACCAGTGGTCGGTGGCCCGCTGCCTGAACCGGCTGGGCATCCTGTCCACGGAGCGCGGCGACCTCGACGACGCGACCCGCCGGCTCGACAAGGCGCTGCGGCTCTTCGCCGAGCTCGGGGTGGCCCCCGAGACCGCCCGCTGCACGGCCGCCGTGGGCTACCTCGAACTGGCCCGGCGCGACATCCCCGGGGCCCGCCGCCACTTCTCCAGTTGCCTGCGGATCAGCGTGGCCTCCGGCCGCCGCGGCGGCATCGCCCGCGCCCTGGAGGCCCTGGCGGCGCTCGCGGTCGCCGAGGAGCAGGCCGACCGCGCCGCCTCGCTGGCCGGTGTCGCCTCCTACCTGCGCGACCGGCTCGACCAGCCCTCCGACCACGCGAAGCGCCTGCTGGCCGAGGTCAAGGAGATGCTGCCGCCCGAGGCAGCGGACAAGGCCTGGGAGGCGTGGCGCAACCTGCCCATCGAGCAGGTGGTCGAGCGGGCCCTGGCCTTCCCCACCGGAGCGGCCACCCGGTGGGAGACCCCACCCTCGGCGCCACCCCCGCCCATCGACGCGCCGCCGACCCCCGACACTCCGCAGGGCGCCCCCGAGCTGCCGTCCTCCCTGCTCTCGGCCGCTCCGTCCGTGCTGACCCCGCGAGAGCGCGAGATCGCCGCGCTGGTCGGCGGCGGGCTGACCAACCGGCAGATCGCCGAGCGGCTCATCATCAGCCAGGCGACGGTCGCCCGCCATATCGCCAACATCTTCCGCAAGCTCCTCTTCACGTCGCGGACCCAGCTCGCGGAATGGGCCCGGCGGCACGGACTCGGGTCCTGA
- a CDS encoding ABC transporter permease, whose product MSSTVTPAASAPPTPARRPGLIRTAWGHGRTRVGVLLAGLIVLIAVVGPLVSPYSPTEFVGTPNSTDVEGALFGTDQFGRDVLSRFLHGGYTLISIAVVSALAGVTAGAVLGIVAGYLRGRTDEFVMRANDMMLAFPQLVLALLVMSIIGPKVWLIMVLIAVSHASRVARVAREATLKVVEQDFVKAAEAIGLPRARIMATEILPNITSPLLVELGLRITYSVGLIATLSFLGMGLQPPIADWGLMINENRVAITVQPWAVALPVAAVAILTIGANLITDGLSRASIGIDRGVEK is encoded by the coding sequence ATGAGCAGCACTGTGACCCCCGCCGCGTCGGCCCCGCCCACCCCCGCCAGGCGCCCCGGCCTGATCCGGACCGCCTGGGGGCACGGGCGCACCCGGGTCGGCGTCCTCTTGGCCGGACTCATCGTCCTGATCGCGGTGGTCGGCCCCCTGGTCAGCCCGTACAGCCCCACCGAGTTCGTGGGCACGCCCAACTCCACCGACGTGGAGGGGGCCCTGTTCGGCACCGACCAGTTCGGGCGCGACGTCCTCAGCCGCTTCCTGCACGGCGGCTACACCCTGATCTCGATCGCCGTCGTCTCGGCGCTCGCCGGCGTGACGGCCGGCGCGGTCCTGGGCATCGTGGCCGGCTACCTCCGCGGCAGGACCGACGAGTTCGTCATGCGCGCCAACGACATGATGCTCGCCTTCCCGCAGCTGGTCCTGGCCCTGCTGGTGATGTCCATCATCGGCCCCAAGGTGTGGCTGATCATGGTGCTCATCGCCGTGTCCCACGCCTCCCGCGTCGCCCGGGTCGCCCGCGAGGCCACGCTGAAGGTGGTCGAGCAGGACTTCGTCAAGGCCGCCGAGGCCATCGGCCTGCCCCGGGCGCGCATCATGGCCACCGAGATCCTGCCCAACATCACCAGCCCGCTGCTGGTGGAGCTGGGCCTGCGGATCACCTACTCGGTCGGCCTCATCGCCACCCTCAGCTTCCTCGGCATGGGCCTGCAGCCGCCCATCGCCGACTGGGGCCTGATGATCAACGAGAACCGGGTCGCCATCACGGTCCAGCCGTGGGCGGTCGCCCTGCCGGTGGCCGCGGTCGCGATCCTGACCATCGGCGCGAACCTCATCACCGACGGACTCTCCCGGGCGTCCATCGGCATCGACCGAGGGGTGGAGAAGTGA
- a CDS encoding LuxR C-terminal-related transcriptional regulator produces MAPQTAPARQNLPLDSDSFVGRERDLSDLLRLLDADRVVTLCGVNGIGKTRLALRVAAHATGSFPDGVWLVELAQARGRDEAVARIAAAVGVAEEAGRDLEYTLRDALARRRLLLVLDGCGPVLDLLPDICHRLLADCPSVSLLITAEEPVRLEGEAIWRVPPLSPPPREKERDPTSSEAVRLFVDRARAASPGFCADSDDLRVVADICGAVDSIPYCVELVASWVRRIPLPEIAAEIRARVGELYSRHTGAADRARLMTEVIRWSYERIGLRERILLRRLAVFADWDLELAERVCPDGPLPEAEILDLLSALAGRSLITLNGEAQGRVRYRFPAVVRRFMAHRLAEAGEEEAFRLRHREQMVLIAEDLGRSAVLGRAVPWAQRFASWTRVVTEYDNIREALHWSAERGDAEAGLRLCIGLSPFWVTGSRFIEGGVWSDRFLELPGAAEGLRGRAMVRRAELARAEGDRRYASEIGEAGLQRCRAAGDTESLIMGQNLLAMVDVREHADDRAHERLTEVLELSRKTGDLWNEAVALGTQGMLATRCGDFDRADVHYSTSMMILRGMDHRWGVGAMLIGQGIAAEARGDLAGADRCYRESLDIQRDFGSAAELARCLAGVGRIAHALGATTQAFDYLSESLSLSHSAGLRRAVASALASIAKVAAGEGMVEGACRLGGAAAAIREETGPATATRSWPLKGTGCDGEPAALSQWWDEGFAMGVDDAAALALHITETGRVPRPRPSRTTRTASPEQTLTRREHEIARLVGEGRSNRAIAEQLFITPATVARHVANINRKTGFSSRKQIAAWLNDHKASR; encoded by the coding sequence ATGGCACCTCAGACCGCGCCGGCGCGGCAGAACCTCCCACTGGACTCCGACAGCTTCGTCGGCAGAGAGCGTGACCTCAGCGACCTCCTCCGGCTGCTCGACGCGGATCGCGTGGTCACGCTGTGCGGCGTGAACGGTATCGGTAAGACCCGGCTCGCCCTCCGGGTCGCCGCCCATGCCACCGGCTCCTTCCCCGACGGCGTGTGGCTGGTGGAACTCGCCCAGGCCCGCGGCCGCGACGAGGCCGTCGCCCGCATCGCCGCCGCGGTCGGGGTCGCCGAGGAGGCCGGTCGCGACCTGGAGTACACACTGCGCGACGCCCTGGCCCGGCGCCGCCTGCTGCTGGTCCTCGACGGCTGCGGACCCGTCCTCGACCTGCTCCCCGACATCTGCCACCGGCTGCTGGCCGACTGCCCCTCGGTGTCGCTGCTGATCACCGCCGAGGAGCCGGTCCGGTTGGAGGGCGAGGCCATCTGGCGGGTGCCGCCGCTGTCCCCGCCGCCCCGCGAGAAGGAGCGCGACCCCACGTCCTCCGAGGCGGTCCGCCTCTTCGTCGACCGCGCCAGAGCGGCGTCACCGGGTTTCTGCGCCGACTCCGACGACCTTCGGGTCGTCGCCGACATCTGCGGCGCGGTCGACAGCATCCCCTACTGCGTCGAGTTGGTGGCCTCGTGGGTGCGCCGGATTCCGCTGCCCGAGATCGCCGCGGAGATCCGCGCACGAGTCGGCGAGCTGTACTCGCGCCACACCGGCGCGGCCGACCGCGCCCGGCTGATGACCGAGGTCATCCGGTGGAGCTACGAGCGGATCGGGCTGCGTGAGCGCATTCTGCTGCGGCGGTTGGCGGTCTTCGCCGACTGGGACCTGGAGCTGGCCGAGCGGGTCTGCCCGGACGGCCCCCTGCCCGAGGCCGAGATCCTCGACCTGCTGTCCGCCCTGGCCGGCCGCTCGCTGATCACGCTGAACGGTGAAGCACAGGGCCGGGTCCGCTACCGGTTCCCGGCCGTCGTACGCCGGTTCATGGCGCACCGCCTGGCCGAGGCGGGCGAGGAGGAGGCGTTCCGGCTCCGCCACCGCGAGCAGATGGTCCTCATCGCCGAGGACCTCGGCCGCAGCGCCGTGCTGGGCCGCGCCGTGCCGTGGGCGCAGCGCTTCGCTTCCTGGACACGGGTCGTGACCGAGTACGACAACATCCGCGAGGCGCTGCACTGGTCGGCGGAGCGCGGGGACGCCGAGGCGGGGCTGCGGCTGTGCATCGGCCTGTCCCCGTTCTGGGTGACCGGCTCCCGCTTCATCGAGGGCGGCGTGTGGAGCGACCGCTTTCTGGAACTTCCGGGTGCCGCGGAGGGGCTGCGCGGCCGCGCCATGGTGCGCCGCGCCGAACTCGCCCGAGCCGAGGGCGACCGGCGCTACGCGTCGGAGATCGGCGAGGCCGGCCTGCAGCGGTGCCGCGCCGCCGGCGACACCGAGTCGCTGATCATGGGGCAGAACCTGCTGGCCATGGTCGACGTGCGGGAGCACGCCGACGACCGGGCGCACGAGCGGCTGACCGAGGTGCTGGAGCTGTCCCGCAAGACGGGCGACCTGTGGAACGAGGCCGTCGCTCTGGGCACCCAGGGCATGCTCGCGACCCGCTGCGGCGACTTCGACCGGGCCGACGTGCACTACAGCACGTCCATGATGATCCTGCGCGGCATGGACCACCGGTGGGGTGTGGGGGCGATGCTCATCGGCCAGGGCATCGCCGCGGAGGCGCGCGGCGACCTGGCCGGGGCCGACCGCTGCTACCGGGAGTCGCTGGACATCCAGCGCGACTTCGGATCGGCCGCCGAGCTCGCCCGCTGTCTGGCCGGCGTGGGGCGCATCGCGCACGCCCTGGGGGCCACCACCCAGGCCTTCGACTACCTCTCCGAGAGCCTGTCCCTGAGCCACAGCGCCGGGCTGCGCCGCGCCGTGGCGTCCGCGCTCGCGTCCATCGCCAAGGTCGCCGCCGGCGAGGGCATGGTCGAGGGTGCGTGCCGCCTGGGCGGGGCGGCCGCCGCCATCCGGGAGGAGACCGGGCCGGCCACCGCCACGCGGTCCTGGCCGCTGAAGGGTACGGGCTGCGACGGCGAGCCCGCGGCCCTGTCGCAGTGGTGGGACGAGGGGTTCGCGATGGGTGTGGACGACGCGGCCGCCCTGGCGCTCCACATCACCGAGACCGGCCGGGTGCCGCGGCCGCGGCCCTCCCGGACCACCCGAACGGCGTCCCCCGAGCAGACGCTGACCCGGCGCGAGCACGAGATCGCCCGGCTCGTCGGCGAGGGCAGGAGCAACCGCGCCATCGCCGAGCAGCTGTTCATCACTCCCGCCACCGTCGCGCGCCACGTCGCCAACATCAACCGCAAGACGGGGTTCAGCTCGCGCAAGCAGATCGCCGCGTGGCTCAACGACCATAAGGCTTCCCGATAA
- a CDS encoding ATP-binding protein produces MTDSQRLREYAAADPFDAPTLEATELAEPATDHTVWSCVGNLTAVRSIRARVRDFLTGTGIPTPLLDDAELAASELATNALLHSRSGQVGGVMTLFIRRDSDRVRVAVADQGEKSDGAASGGHSREGHGDYGRGKLIIESCTSRSGEYRTDSTHVAWFEIDVPDPGGSPGAG; encoded by the coding sequence ATGACCGATTCGCAGCGACTCCGGGAGTACGCCGCTGCCGACCCCTTCGACGCGCCCACGCTAGAGGCGACCGAGCTCGCCGAACCGGCCACCGACCACACGGTGTGGAGCTGCGTCGGAAACCTGACCGCCGTCCGTTCCATCCGCGCCCGGGTGCGCGACTTCCTCACCGGCACCGGCATCCCCACCCCCCTCCTCGACGACGCCGAACTCGCCGCGAGCGAACTGGCCACCAACGCGCTGCTGCACTCGCGCTCCGGCCAGGTGGGCGGAGTCATGACGCTGTTCATCCGCCGCGACAGCGACCGTGTCCGCGTCGCCGTCGCCGACCAGGGCGAAAAGAGCGACGGCGCGGCCTCCGGCGGCCACAGTCGCGAGGGGCACGGGGACTACGGCCGCGGCAAGCTCATCATCGAGAGCTGCACCTCGCGCAGCGGCGAGTACCGCACCGACAGCACGCACGTGGCGTGGTTCGAGATCGACGTCCCCGACCCGGGCGGGTCCCCCGGCGCCGGCTGA
- a CDS encoding ABC transporter permease has product MIRLILHRLFYGLVTLFVVSLVVFLATQALPGDAAQAMLGREATPERLAALRDQLRLNDPLAVQYGSWIAGIFTFDLGMSYAANMPVADHLAPRVTASLSLMAIAALVATPISLLLGAYSALRRDRALDHGTSMATLILAAIPEFAVGILLILAFSTGWLQLFPAVYAGSASDVMRDPRQLVLPVATLVLAVSPPIIRMMRASMIEVLESEYVQQARLKGLPERTVILRHAGPNAIGPVAQVIALQLGWLAGGVVAIEFLFRFPGIGLALMDAIDTRDIPVIQAVTLLIAVVYIVVNLLADVVGLAANPKVRVSSR; this is encoded by the coding sequence ATGATACGCCTGATCCTGCACCGCCTCTTCTACGGGTTAGTGACCCTGTTCGTGGTCTCACTCGTGGTGTTCCTGGCGACGCAGGCGCTGCCTGGGGACGCCGCTCAGGCCATGCTCGGCCGTGAGGCCACCCCCGAGCGCCTCGCGGCGCTGCGCGACCAGCTCCGGCTGAACGACCCCCTGGCCGTCCAGTACGGCAGCTGGATCGCCGGGATCTTCACCTTCGACCTCGGCATGTCGTACGCGGCCAACATGCCGGTCGCCGACCACCTGGCGCCGCGCGTCACCGCGAGCCTGTCGCTGATGGCGATCGCGGCCCTGGTGGCGACCCCGATCTCGCTGCTGCTGGGCGCTTACAGCGCGCTGCGGCGCGACCGCGCCCTGGACCACGGCACCTCGATGGCGACGCTGATCCTGGCGGCGATCCCCGAGTTCGCCGTCGGCATCCTGCTGATCCTCGCCTTCTCCACCGGATGGCTGCAGCTGTTCCCGGCCGTCTACGCCGGGAGCGCGAGCGACGTCATGCGCGACCCCCGGCAGCTGGTGCTGCCGGTGGCGACGCTCGTGCTGGCGGTCAGCCCGCCGATCATCCGGATGATGCGCGCCTCGATGATCGAGGTGCTGGAGAGCGAGTACGTCCAGCAGGCCCGGCTCAAGGGCCTGCCCGAGCGCACCGTGATCCTGCGCCACGCGGGCCCCAACGCGATCGGCCCGGTCGCCCAGGTCATCGCGCTCCAGCTGGGCTGGCTCGCCGGCGGTGTGGTCGCCATCGAGTTCCTGTTCCGCTTCCCGGGCATCGGCCTGGCGCTGATGGACGCGATCGACACCCGCGACATCCCGGTCATCCAGGCGGTGACGCTCTTGATCGCGGTCGTCTACATCGTCGTCAACCTGCTCGCCGACGTCGTGGGCCTGGCCGCCAACCCGAAGGTGAGGGTGTCGTCCCGATGA
- a CDS encoding nucleotide-binding protein: MRIAFAGKGGSGKTTLSALFTRYLADTGLPVVAIDADINQNLGAALGVEDGASARVPPLGAHVREIKELLRGDNPRIGSVDEMVKTTPPGRGSLLLDLSAANPLHRRFGCPAGGATLMATGPFEESDLGVACYHSKIGAAELYLNHLVDGPGEYVVVDMTAGADSFASGLFTRFDVTFLVAEPTVRGVGVYRQYADYARDHGVAIRVIGNKVQDAEDVEFLREQVGDALAACFGRSRFVRAMEKGQHPPLDRLEGDNLKTLAWMRDTVDATPKDWARFTRQGVEFHLRNARAWADRATGADLATQVDPEFVMGPEALANQAVA; the protein is encoded by the coding sequence GTGCGAATCGCATTCGCCGGTAAAGGCGGTAGCGGGAAGACCACGCTCTCCGCCCTGTTCACCCGCTACCTCGCCGACACCGGACTCCCGGTGGTGGCGATCGACGCCGACATCAACCAGAACCTCGGCGCCGCGCTCGGCGTCGAGGACGGCGCGTCGGCCCGTGTGCCCCCGCTGGGGGCACACGTCCGCGAGATCAAGGAGCTGCTGCGGGGCGACAACCCGCGCATCGGATCCGTCGACGAGATGGTCAAGACGACACCGCCGGGGCGCGGCTCCCTGCTGCTCGACCTCTCGGCCGCCAATCCCCTCCACCGCCGCTTCGGGTGCCCGGCGGGGGGTGCCACCCTCATGGCCACCGGCCCGTTCGAGGAGAGCGATCTGGGCGTCGCCTGCTACCACTCCAAGATCGGCGCGGCCGAGCTCTACCTCAACCATCTCGTCGACGGCCCCGGGGAGTACGTGGTGGTGGACATGACGGCCGGGGCGGACTCCTTCGCGTCGGGGCTGTTCACCCGCTTCGACGTGACGTTCCTGGTGGCCGAGCCGACGGTGCGCGGCGTCGGTGTGTACCGCCAGTACGCCGACTACGCCCGCGATCACGGCGTCGCCATCCGGGTCATCGGCAACAAGGTCCAGGACGCCGAGGACGTGGAGTTCCTGCGGGAGCAGGTCGGCGACGCGCTCGCCGCCTGCTTCGGCCGGTCGCGGTTCGTGCGCGCGATGGAGAAGGGGCAGCACCCGCCGCTGGACCGGCTGGAGGGGGACAACCTCAAGACGCTCGCCTGGATGCGCGACACCGTGGACGCGACGCCCAAGGACTGGGCTCGCTTCACCCGGCAGGGCGTGGAGTTCCACCTGCGCAACGCCCGCGCGTGGGCGGACCGGGCGACCGGCGCCGATCTGGCGACGCAGGTGGACCCGGAGTTCGTCATGGGGCCGGAGGCGCTCGCCAACCAAGCAGTCGCTTGA
- a CDS encoding ABC transporter substrate-binding protein translates to MPSLPLPDHRPHSTPAPSRRTVLMAGAAGAAVLPALSACGGGDSGGTEGGRLRVGVAGGSAKDTLDAHKATDNTDIARVYNLYDGLCGFNPDYSIEMVLAESVEPNDDATMWTVKLKEGLKFHDGSDVTADAVIFTLNRITDPDDPGSTAEQFATLDRDNMEKVDELTVELPFTDPYVNLLEVFAEYGVGIVPEGYDPQNPVGAGPFKFSEFTPGERSLFVKHEQYWRDGEPHIDELEILNFPDETARVNALVGGQVDVISQLPHSQIKVVEADDNLDILDSETGMWLPFTMRVDQEPFDDVRVRQAFRLIVDREEMVEQALSGYGSVGNDMYSRFDPGYNDDLPQREQDIEEAKKLLAEAGYSDGLEVELVTGEISPGAVGAAQVFKEQAKKAGVTVDLKQVTSTEFFGDNYLQWTFAQDYWSSRNYLAQAAQGSMPDAAYNETHWDDEEWIELIQKARGTVDDDERAEILKEAMEIEYERGGYIVWGFVNTVDGFHKKVKGLEPSVTGHPLTSYGFRRVRIDD, encoded by the coding sequence GTGCCGTCTCTGCCCCTGCCCGACCACCGCCCGCACTCGACCCCCGCGCCCAGCCGCCGCACCGTCCTGATGGCCGGTGCCGCCGGAGCCGCCGTCCTGCCCGCCCTGTCCGCCTGCGGCGGTGGCGACTCGGGCGGCACCGAAGGCGGGCGGCTCCGGGTCGGTGTCGCCGGCGGCTCCGCCAAGGACACCCTGGACGCGCACAAGGCCACCGACAACACCGACATCGCTCGCGTCTACAACCTCTACGACGGCCTGTGCGGCTTCAACCCCGACTACTCCATCGAGATGGTGCTCGCCGAGTCGGTCGAGCCCAACGACGACGCCACGATGTGGACCGTCAAGCTCAAGGAGGGGCTGAAGTTCCACGACGGCTCCGACGTCACGGCCGACGCCGTCATCTTCACGCTCAACCGCATCACCGACCCCGACGACCCGGGCAGCACCGCGGAGCAGTTCGCCACGCTCGACCGCGACAACATGGAGAAGGTCGACGAGCTCACGGTCGAGCTGCCGTTCACCGATCCCTACGTCAACCTGCTGGAGGTCTTCGCCGAGTACGGCGTGGGCATCGTCCCGGAGGGCTACGACCCGCAGAACCCGGTCGGCGCCGGCCCCTTCAAGTTCTCCGAGTTCACCCCGGGCGAGCGCAGCCTGTTCGTGAAGCACGAGCAGTACTGGCGCGACGGCGAGCCGCACATCGACGAGCTGGAGATCCTCAACTTCCCCGACGAGACCGCCCGGGTCAACGCGCTGGTCGGCGGGCAGGTCGACGTGATCAGCCAGCTGCCGCACAGTCAGATCAAGGTCGTGGAGGCGGACGACAACCTGGACATCCTCGACTCCGAGACCGGCATGTGGCTGCCGTTCACCATGCGCGTCGACCAGGAGCCCTTCGACGACGTCCGGGTCCGCCAGGCCTTCCGGCTCATCGTGGACCGCGAGGAGATGGTCGAGCAGGCCCTGTCCGGCTACGGCAGCGTCGGCAACGACATGTACAGCCGTTTCGACCCCGGCTACAACGACGACCTGCCGCAGCGGGAGCAGGACATCGAGGAGGCCAAGAAGCTGCTGGCGGAGGCCGGCTACTCCGACGGCCTGGAGGTCGAGCTGGTCACCGGAGAGATCAGCCCCGGTGCCGTGGGCGCGGCCCAGGTCTTCAAGGAGCAGGCCAAGAAGGCCGGGGTCACGGTCGACCTCAAGCAGGTGACCTCCACCGAGTTCTTCGGCGACAACTACCTGCAGTGGACCTTCGCCCAGGACTACTGGAGCAGCCGCAACTACCTCGCGCAGGCCGCCCAGGGCTCCATGCCCGACGCCGCCTACAACGAGACCCACTGGGACGACGAGGAGTGGATCGAGCTCATCCAGAAGGCCCGGGGCACCGTCGACGACGACGAGCGCGCGGAGATCCTCAAGGAGGCCATGGAGATCGAGTACGAGCGCGGCGGCTACATCGTCTGGGGCTTCGTCAACACCGTCGACGGCTTCCACAAGAAGGTGAAGGGCCTGGAGCCCTCGGTCACCGGTCACCCGCTGACCTCCTACGGGTTCCGCCGGGTCCGGATCGACGACTGA
- a CDS encoding AMP-binding protein, producing the protein MTGRSGLEWPFPADDGTGPVGSLTGGLADRLRRRGGRATVAPARDGRPVDTLSFAVTVERAAAGLSRRGMCPGDVVGVLAPVSPERHTAIYTVMAVGGIALPLELTSDLETLIEVLTRTDVRLLLVTVPLAGIALELADRSRVRQIIAFGEAPDTTPFSELLLPSPDGSGYDPARGLFDNGILAYQGSANSVLTTLHSHTDLLGTFRRLSADLTLTAEDTVAVDPHMPETVRSALVAVALWNGASVVTTTSETEADLREDLKAFDVTVHGSPVPARI; encoded by the coding sequence TTGACCGGACGCTCCGGCCTCGAATGGCCGTTTCCGGCGGATGACGGCACCGGGCCCGTGGGGTCGCTCACCGGCGGGCTGGCCGACCGCCTGCGGCGCCGCGGCGGGCGCGCGACGGTGGCCCCGGCCCGGGACGGCCGCCCGGTGGACACCCTGTCGTTCGCGGTCACCGTCGAACGGGCCGCCGCCGGGCTGAGCCGCAGGGGGATGTGCCCCGGTGACGTCGTGGGGGTACTCGCCCCGGTCTCACCCGAGCGGCACACCGCCATCTACACGGTGATGGCCGTCGGCGGCATCGCACTGCCCCTGGAGCTCACCTCCGACCTGGAGACCCTGATCGAGGTGCTCACGCGGACGGACGTCCGGCTGCTGCTGGTGACGGTCCCCCTCGCCGGGATCGCGCTGGAGCTCGCCGACCGCTCGCGGGTCCGGCAGATCATCGCGTTCGGCGAGGCGCCCGACACCACGCCGTTCAGCGAGCTGCTGCTGCCCAGCCCCGACGGCAGCGGGTACGACCCCGCGCGCGGGCTGTTCGACAACGGGATCCTCGCCTACCAGGGGTCCGCCAACAGCGTCCTGACCACCCTGCACAGCCACACCGACCTGCTCGGTACCTTCCGGCGGCTCTCCGCCGACCTGACGCTGACCGCCGAGGACACCGTCGCCGTCGACCCCCACATGCCCGAGACCGTCCGGTCCGCGCTCGTCGCGGTCGCGCTGTGGAACGGGGCGTCGGTGGTCACCACGACCAGCGAGACCGAGGCCGACCTGCGCGAGGACCTCAAGGCCTTCGACGTCACCGTGCACGGCTCGCCGGTGCCCGCCCGGATCTGA